The Bacteroidota bacterium DNA window ACGCGCCTCGCTGCCGAGTAATCATTCCCTGTGGCGGGAATAGGTATGTCGGCGATTCCATACCTCGCCTCGAGACCCTTGCCAGGGGTAATCATTCCCTGTGGCGGGAATAGGTATGTCGGCCTCACCTAATAAGCGCCTCACTGCTCGGGTCCTGAGTAATCATTCCCTGTGGCGGGAATAGGTATGTCGGCCCTTGACACTTCTCACACCCCACACCCCCGCTGTAATCATTCCCTGTGGCGGGAATAGGTATGTCGGCCGCGTTCTAACAACTCCCACGTCCCAAATCTCGTAATCATTCCCTGTGGCGGGAATAGGTATGTCGGCGGTAGCAAAGGATCACACTCATAAGTCGAACTGGTGGTAATCATTCCCTGTGGCGGGAATAGGTATGTCGGCTCCCAACACTCACACCCCTCCGGCTATGACCTTGTAATCATTCCCTGTGGCGGGAATAGGTATGTCGGCCGCTTCAACGCTTCGAGCGTAGCAGTCGATAAGTAATCATTCCCTGTGGCGGGAATAGGTATGTCGGCCCAAGACTGCGATCGTAACTGGCGCCTCCAGGGGTATGTAATCATTCCCTGTGGCGGGAATAGGTATGTCGGCGGCATTCAGATGGCCCAGGAGCGCGCTCCACGCTCGAAACCAGTACGTCAAAGAGCAAAGTGACTACGGCGACGGGCTAGAGCGGCCCGTCGCCGGCTCTAACCTACGTAGGCATTCCGTCTCCCGCGCGCGTTCGGAGTGCCAAGCGGGACCCAAGCACGCTGCCAGACTGCTCGCCTGGATTCTTTCGTGCTCGGGTGACAACCGGCTCGTTGAGCTCGTAGACAAACGAGTGTCACCCCCCTCCCTGCCCTACCTACATACAGAGGTCGGTAGCTACCGATCCGCCCGTTCCCGCGCAGTTCCGGTCGCTACGCGATGTAGTACGGCACGTCTTGGACGACGCCGCCACTGCCGATAGTTCGGACCCGCGCGACGGCCCGCCCATCGAGCGAGTAGCACCGGACGGAGAACGTCCCATTTGCGCGTCGGCTTCGTTCGGCGAGCCCTTCGACGAGTCGCTCGGCCTCCCACCGGTCGAGGGCGCACTCGAACACGGAATATTGGACGCGCTCGCCGTAACCCTGGAGGTAGCGCGCGACCGCGCGGCGGTCCCGGTCATTTTCGATGTCGTACGACACCAGGAGCACGAGGGCGGGTGCTATCGCCATACGAACGGGCGGTATCGGTCCTCCCCCCGGACCCACCGGGCCATCGCTCGGGCCTGGAGGTCGAGGCACAGTCGGTACGGGTACTGTTTTTTGTGGACCCGGTGGAGGTACGGGCGCCGCATGACGCCCTCGAAGGCAGCGAAGAAGACGCGGCGGCCCTCGGCGTTGAGCCAGACGCCGCCCCCGGCGACGTTCTCAAAGTGCTCGGTGCGGAGCTCGCGCCGGTTGACGAGGCCGAGCGCGAGCGCGTCGACGACACACCGGAACTCCTCGACGAGGTCGGAGGCGAGCGCGGCGTGGCCGGGGCTGACGGCGTGGAGGAACCCGACGTAGGGGTGGAGACGGTGGGCTCGGGCGAACGCGTGCTGCTGGTGGTAGAGGAGCGTGTAGCCGAGGCTGAGGACGGCGTTGAACGGGTCGGCCGGGGGGCGGCGCGAGCGGCCGGCGAACCGGAGTTCGGCGGGGCGGACGAGGAGGGCGAGCGCCTCGAAGTAGGCCCGGGCGGCCGTGCCTTCGAGGCCCCGGACGGTCTCGACATCGTGGGCGTCGGCCGTGGCGGCGGCGGCTGAGAGGGCCTCTTGAGCGAGTCGGCGGACGTCGGCGGCACGGTCTGGCCGGCGGTCGGGGTTGGCGAGGTGACGGCTGAGGAGGGCGACCTGGTTGCGAATCTTGGCCCGGACGACGACGCGGGCGACCTCGGTGGCGGCGGCGGGGTCATCGGCCTTGCGGAGCTGCTGGGTCTCAACGCGGGCGTCGGCGTAGCCCTCGGGCTCGACGCGGCCGAGGAGGCGTCCGCCTGAGCTGAGCAGGAAGACCGGCGTGCGCGTCCGGGCGCAGTGGGCCTGCGCGCCGGTCGTCATCGAGCACGGCCCGAAGAGGAGGACGCGGTGGACCTTCTCGGCCGGCGCGCTCAGTAGCTCCGTCGCCTCCGCGCCGGTGGTAGCCACCACGAAGCGTCCGGCGTTGACGGAGACGCGGGCGCCGGGGGCGTGCACGTACAGGGTGCGGAGGGAGGCGGAGGCGTGGCGTGGACGGGGCATGTTGCGGGCGGCGCGTCGTGTGCGGAGATGGGCGGGGGAACGGCGGCGGGGCGGGCGCCGAGCGAGGCGGCCCCGGGGGAGCCGGTGTCGAGCGGGAGGTCGAACGGGGTCGGCCCCGGCGTGTAGGCGAGGGCGGACGCTGGATCGGGCGCCGGCGAGGGCACCGGTGACGTCCACCCGGCGCCGAGGTCGAAGGCATCGGGCTGCACGGGCGCGGCGGGGCCTGCGACGGCGAGGTCTATGGGGCGGTCCACATGCGGGCTGGGAGGCGGCGGCGTGGGCGTCCACGGAGCGTCCCACGGCGACGGGGCCGAGG harbors:
- the cas2 gene encoding CRISPR-associated endonuclease Cas2; this encodes MAIAPALVLLVSYDIENDRDRRAVARYLQGYGERVQYSVFECALDRWEAERLVEGLAERSRRANGTFSVRCYSLDGRAVARVRTIGSGGVVQDVPYYIA
- the cas1 gene encoding CRISPR-associated endonuclease Cas1 translates to MATTGAEATELLSAPAEKVHRVLLFGPCSMTTGAQAHCARTRTPVFLLSSGGRLLGRVEPEGYADARVETQQLRKADDPAAATEVARVVVRAKIRNQVALLSRHLANPDRRPDRAADVRRLAQEALSAAAATADAHDVETVRGLEGTAARAYFEALALLVRPAELRFAGRSRRPPADPFNAVLSLGYTLLYHQQHAFARAHRLHPYVGFLHAVSPGHAALASDLVEEFRCVVDALALGLVNRRELRTEHFENVAGGGVWLNAEGRRVFFAAFEGVMRRPYLHRVHKKQYPYRLCLDLQARAMARWVRGEDRYRPFVWR